In Fusarium falciforme chromosome 9, complete sequence, the following are encoded in one genomic region:
- a CDS encoding LCCL domain-containing protein, which yields MVGYDEEESQPLMAGHDEVDIEVRPVSGTDSDSERDQQRERGTRPTDAGHPDAPLETQSNLEIDDNDPPTPRFIQDEGSWKRWRWVPYPVRRVWKKVTKWSRGPTSPQPHRIKPFFPIVQEYPLWLVERFIPKFKHRAWLVFFYLSIWVVTFALVKRKDTIASEIEGWGRPQTIGCGVTYWGAGNLCGIDGSDCRPFNGTGFPFKCTGNCEAYHVLNPRAVGDQEVIYRSMVVGGPSTNGDDDAVYRGDSFVCGAAIHAGVISNARGGCGVVELVGRDKNYVSSNRNGIKSVGFDSYFPLSFRFTQGIECSAADMRWALLAISAVFTGLLSLFTNSPALFYFPTFIGIFWTVGMASNPPPYSRVPALFSNLIGKFLPAMFCAWVMYDKMGIRRTLRGLTAQVEKTILWLGACWVGAMENYTLSFIPIQRLNKHDLDQQPGARAALAMIILLLIVIISMQVWFFRQEGRLIKYLKLYILFVGSILISLVIPKLSLRLHHYILALLLLPGTSMQTRPSLLFQGLLVGLFIAGIARWGFDPVLQTSEELQGDAQKGTRLPVIPTPVIDLANSTDTLSTITFKWEEPPDQMFDGISILVNDVERFRSYFGDEDQERSFVWKRNNTLDLPEYFRFAYMDGSDSGDYTKAGTWTADGEWQKMRPGPSRVKARSLERDLLVRR from the coding sequence ATGGTGGGTTatgacgaggaagaatcACAACCTCTAATGGCCGGCCACGACGAAGTCGACATCGAAGTCAGGCCCGTTAGTGGCACTGACAGCGACAGCGAAAGAGACCAACAACGAGAACGAGGCACGCGACCAACCGATGCAGGCCATCCGGACGCACCGCTCGAGACACAGTCGAATCTAGAGATCGACGACAACGATCCCCCTACACCGCGCTTCATACAAGACGAGGGATCGTGGAAGCGCTGGAGATGGGTCCCGTACCCCGTCCGTCGAGTTTGGAAAAAGGTCACCAAGTGGTCTCGCGGCCCTACGAGTCCTCAGCCTCATCGCATTAAGCCCTTCTTCCCGATTGTCCAAGAGTACCCTCTCTGGCTCGTCGAACGATTCATCCCCAAGTTCAAGCACCGCGCTTGGCTTGTCTTTTTCTATCTCTCCATATGGGTCGTCACATTTGCGCTTGTCAAGCGCAAGGACACCATCGCCAGCGAGATTGAGGGTTGGGGCAGGCCCCAGACTATCGGCTGCGGCGTCACATACTGGGGAGCAGGAAACCTGTGCGGCATTGATGGAAGCGACTGTCGCCCCTTTAACGGCACTGGGTTTCCGTTCAAGTGTACCGGCAATTGCGAGGCCTATCATGTTCTGAACCCCAGAGCTGTGGGAGATCAAGAGGTCATCTATCGATCCATGGTCGTGGGAGGTCCTTCGACAAACGGAGATGACGATGCCGTCTACCGCGGAGACTCGTTTGTCTGTGGAGCTGCCATCCACGCCGGTGTCATCTCCAACGCGAGAGGAGGCTGTGGCGTGGTTGAGCTGGTCGGCCGCGATAAGAACTATGTCTCCTCGAATCGCAACGGGATTAAAAGCGTAGGTTTTGACTCTTACTTTCCGCTTTCCTTCCGCTTCACTCAAGGCATTGAATGTTCTGCGGCCGACATGCGATGGGCTCTGCTGGCTATCTCGGCCGTCTTTACTGGTCTCCTTTCGCTCTTCACCAACTCGCCGGCTCTGTTCTACTTCCCAACGTTCATCGGTATTTTCTGGACAGTCGGCATGGCGTCGAACCCGCCCCCATATTCGAGAGTGCCAGCTCTCTTCTCCAACCTGATCGGCAAGTTCCTGCCCGCCATGTTTTGCGCCTGGGTCATGTACGACAAGATGGGCATCCGGCGGACTTTGCGTGGTCTAACAGCCCAGGTCGAAAAGACGATTCTTTGGTTGGGCGCCTGCTGGGTGGGAGCCATGGAGAACTACACGCTCAGCTTCATTCCTATCCAGAGGCTCAACAAGCACGATCTCGACCAGCAGCCGGGCGCTAGAGCCGCCCTGGCCATGATCATCCTCCTATTGatcgtcatcatctcgaTGCAGGTGTGGTTCTTTAGGCAAGAAGGACGCCTCATCAAGTATTTGAAGCTCTACATACTGTTTGTGGGTTCTATTCTCATTTCGCTTGTCATCCCAAAGCTCAGCTTACGACTTCACCATTACATCCTTGCTCTCCTGCTATTACCGGGGACAAGTATGCAAACACGACCATCATTACTGTTCCAGGGGCTTCTTGTTGGCCTCTTCATCGCCGGCATCGCGCGATGGGGCTTTGATCCGGTGCTGCAGACGTCGGAGGAGCTACAGGGCGACGCGCAAAAGGGCACCCGTCTCCCTGTGATTCCCACGCCGGTTATCGACCTTGCCAACAGCACTGATACCTTGTCGACCATCACCTTCAAGTGGGAGGAGCCGCCAGACCAGATGTTTGACGGCATCAGCATCTTGGTCAACGACGTGGAACGGTTCAGGTCGTACTTTGGCGACGAAGACCAGGAGCGTAGCTTCGTCTGGAAGAGAAACAACACCCTGGATCTGCCGGAGTACTTTAGGTTTGCATACATGGATGGCAGCGACAGCGGAGACTATACCAAGGCCGGCACCTGGACGGCAGATGGCGAGTGGCAGAAGATGAGACCGGGTCCGTCGCGGGTCAAGGCCCGAAGTCTGGAAAGAGACCTGCTGGTCCGGCGTTGA
- a CDS encoding Abhydrolase-2 domain-containing protein, producing MPPRIPTEADFSPLLPSLPHTLHFPSPPESTTTFLILLHGLGDHDVPFASFARNLNLPGVLAISVRGTEVLPPALLGSERPGFHWGDDLAVDPGTGELADDPGFERAKRAIMDKLIGEVLIEKCGWEMSDIIFFGFGQGGSLALGLASSLRQPARVTDITEGEKKGSQFKGVVSIGGPLPQSMVPTISSREKSRTSVLVCQLEEDAVDAVKREFEDVRVVQWKRREVAMPSNREEVLPLMQFFADRLRSGGW from the coding sequence ATGCCCCCTCGTATCCCCACAGAAGCCGACTtctcccccctcctcccctccctcccacATACCCTCCACTTCCCCTCCCCGCCAGAGTCCACCACAaccttcctcatcctcctccacggCCTCGGCGACCACGACGTCCCCTTTGCCTCGTTCGCCCGCAATCTCAACCTCCCCGGCGTCCTCGCCATATCCGTACGCGGCACAGAGGTCCTCCCGCCTGCGCTTTTAGGGTCTGAGAGGCCAGGCTTCCACTGGGGTGACGACTTGGCTGTGGACCCCGGCACCGGGGAGCTTGCTGATGATCCTGGGTTTGAGAGGGCGAAGAGGGCAATTATGGATAAGTTGATTGGGGAGGTGCTTATTGAAAAGTGTGGGTGGGAGATGAGCGATATCATCTTCTTTGGATTTGGTCAGGGTGGTTCTCTTGCGTTGGGTCTGGCATCTTCTCTCAGACAACCAGCTCGCGTGACCGATATCACCGAAGGCGAGAAGAAGGGATCTCAATTTAAGGGTGTAGTCTCTATCGGTGGACCTTTGCCACAGTCCATGGTGCCTACAATCAGCAGCCGCGAGAAGAGCCGGACAAGCGTGTTGGTGTGTCAACTAGAAGAGGACGCTGTTGACGCGGTCAAGAGAGAGTTTGAGGATGTGAGAGTTGTGCAGTGGAAGAGACGCGAAGTGGCTATGCCGAGCAATAGAGAGGAGGTGCTGCCTTTGATGCAATTCTTTGCGGATAGGTTAAGGAGCGGTGGGTGGTAG